The Drosophila simulans strain w501 chromosome 3R, Prin_Dsim_3.1, whole genome shotgun sequence genome contains the following window.
tttagtttttagttgaaacatattttgtgttgtttggattttaattaaaacttgtttGTGTTTACTCCAcgaaagaacaaaaaaatgaaaacgatgCAAATTTGATGAGCAAAAAGCGTAAAAATGGCACGCCCAATTCAGTCAATAAAGCCAtctacatacatgcatataaactgtatccgtatctgtgtttacatatatctatatatatcatttttatatacTTGTGGAAGATCGAGTTCCGATCGACTTGATTGATTCTTACTTTGTTGGACTTTTGCTAACGTTTCGTAGGACATTTTACGATTATTAATCCTAGTTATATAACTACAACATTTGCAACTTAGACCTAGTCGCCTCTAACCGAAGCTCTCTTATGAAACTAATTACTTCACATAACTAATGTATCCGTCCCTATTTGTTTATCTTTCCCAtccacacaaaaacacaaacctCAACTTTACACCTACAGCGCAGTCGCGGCTTTGGTTTCATCACATTCCAAGAACCCTGCACCGTGGAGAAGGTTCTCAAGGTGCCCATTCACACACTCGATGGCAAGAAGATCGATCCCAAGCATGCCACCCCAAAGAACCGACCTCGCCAGGCCAACAAGACCAAGAAGATCTTCGTGGGCGGCGTCTCGCAGGATACTTCCGCCGAGGAGGTCAAGGCATACTTCAGCCAGTTCGGACCCGTCGAGGAGACGGTTATGCTGATGGACCAGCAGACGAAGCGCCACCGTGGCTTCGGATTTGTCACCTTTGAGAATGAGGATGTGGTCGATCGTGTCTGTGAGATTCACTTCCACACCATCAAGAACAAGAAGGTCGAGTGCAAGAAGGCACAGCCAAAGGAAGCAGTCACCCCGGCTGCCCAGCTCCTTCAGAAGCGCATTATGTTGGGCACCCTGGGCGTCCAGCTGCCTACAGCTCCTGGCCAGCTGATTGGAGCCCGTGGTGCCGGCGTGGCCACCATGAACCCACTGGCCATGCTCCAAAATCCCACACAGCTACTGCAATCCCcggcagctgccgctgccgcccaGCAGGCCGCCCTCATATCACAGAACCCATTTCAAGTACAAAACGCCGCTGCGGCAGCCTCGATCGCCAATCAGGCTGGCTTCGGCAAGTTGTTGACCACATATCCGCAGACTGCGCTGCACAGCGTCAGGTGAGTAAGAGCGCTAGATAATCTAGACGGAACTAACATCTGATTAATCCCCATTATAGATATGCACCCTACTCGATCCCCGCCAGCGCCGCCACTGCCAACGCCGCCTTGATGCAGGCTCATCAGGCGCAAAGCGTGGCCGCCGCTGCccatcatcaccagcagcagcaacagcagcagcatcatcaccagcagcagacCCACAATGCCCATGTGGccgccgcccagcagcagcagcagagccaCCACAACGCCGTCTCGAATCCCGCTTCGCAGGCGCACtcggcagcagcggctgccGCCTTGGCGGCCAATGCCGCGAATGGGGCAGGTGCCGCTGGAGCCCACAGCCTGGCCGCTGCCGCTCAGCAAGCTGGCTTAATGGCCGGCAATCCCCTGaatgccgctgctgccgccgccgccgctgctgccaatCCGGCGGCTGCCTACTCCAACTATGCGCTGGCCAACGTGGACATGTCCAGCTTCCAGGGCGTCGATTGGAGCACCATGTACGGCATGGGCATGTACGTCTAAGACGCGGGTTTTGTTTGGTAATTTGAATGAAACACTCTCACAATGCATACACCATTCACAGCCACCCATACACCCACTACCACTACCACATGTGAACAGCAGCCCTAGTAATAGATCCATACGAAATACACAATGCCCCCCCAAATCCATTAACATTCATAGaatcacacacaaacactcatACGAAGTTGGTTTTCCTTTGAGTTTGGCTAAGTTAGTAGTCCGATACACGGAAGGCAaattaagtattatatttaaggCGTCCTCGGGCGAGTTCGATAAATACtaactaatatatatatatataacaaatcATAAGCAATATAAGCGAGAAATCAAGAACAAAAACGgaagcaaagcaaagcgaaatcaaggaaaaacaaaattcaaaaccaaaaagcaaaaattacGGAGCGTTAGAGAAGCAAAAGAACGAAggaaaacacattaaaaaacCACCGATTGTGATTGCGTTTAAATGTAGCcgttaatatataatttttagtgcataaaagaaaaccattaaacctaaattaaaataaacctaaataaaaactaaacgtatatataaatatacatacatatttataaaatgcaaGAGCAAGGAATGAATCTTATAAGTTAACTCACGCTCGTATAACCAAGAATGGCGCTCACTAATTAAAAAGATCAAAaaattgttctttttttgAGCCCTAAACTCAGCTGAAATGAATGAGAAACTCCTGCAAGGGCagtattaattaattgaatgaaACAGCGAAGGAAAACGTTTTGCTCAAGACAAAGAACtattaattattgtttaaatcAGCGATGAAACCCTAAATTAGACTATCATTTTAGACGTTTAGTTGAGTTCGAATTTAATTCACCCAGCATAGAATACAACAACAGAGTTAACCAATCACTAACGAACATCACCAACTCACCTACACGAAAACTATATATCCTCCTATATCCTCCTACCTTCTATCTACCCCAATCTGTTCTTGTACTTAATTATATAACAATTACAAATaccacaacaaacaaaccaaaatatCGTTGTGTTTTATGTGTGCGACTCTTTTTTGATTTAGTTCTATAGCTAGTTTAGTCTGCACTCAATCTCAAACATTTGTAGCAAGTAACTAAATAACCATTTGTTGaacattttggcatttggTTCTCAAGGCTAGCGGCTTCATTTATAGATCCTAAGATATTCAACGGAGAACGAGTCCTTAGGGCACTACTAATATTTTAGATCCTTCGACCTATTTCCGAATCACcaagtctttcatttgcataaccATCCAAACAGCTCATGAACCAGGTAACATAACTTTACTGTAgcttattgttttaaatggcACAATCTtagttattaatattattttgtaattaccCTTATCTgtagcatttgcatttgattttgcatTCGGCAAATACTTCACCCATTGAAACCAAGAAAATGATCGAATTAAGAAGAAACCCGGGGCAGATGCTCCTGGATAGTTATGTATTTGTCTCATTTGAATCGCTTGCATGCTTGAAGTTTAATTTTAGTTACTAGTTATCATTTGGAAAGTAATATTTTGCGTATGTAAATATCTAGTTTatatacacccacacacacacattatatggaaaacaatgaaacatttgaagtaatttttgtgtttaataaaaaccaacgaacaaaacaacaaacaactttGCCATGAGTTGAGCAAACATTTGTGTTTTCTTatgatttgattaatttgattGTACATATACTTGACCACATTTATCtgtattatttgatttgatttgatttatctCGTAATCCACACACTATTGTATCTGTTGTTGTGCTGTGCTGTCTTTCTCTCTATTATCTGTTATCTGCTCCTCTTAGCCATGTGTAGAACTTATTACATTTCGATGCATTTGCCAGTACCAAAAAGTTAACGATTGTGCGATTGTGGCGAATTGTTTATAATTCCTGTAGATTTTCGATATCGACTCGGGGGGTGAGTATGATGTAATATTGTTTCGTACGTATACCAAAGATAATGCATATTAACCAAAATTCATTTTACATTTGCTGGGCCGAAGTCGAGGCTCAAATCCCACATCTCCATTTGCagaaactaatttatttatttattgtttacgCTTAAGAATCTAACACATTCCAGACATGCTATGGTGCCATTTACTTATccatattaatatttataatttttgtaacTCGTCTGTCAGATCTCGATCTCAGAACAATTGCTTTTAGCATAAGGTTGATTTTACCCTGCCAATCCAAGATGATTCTTACGAATTCCTTTCTTATtgactacacacacacactttgttCTATTGacattatttataaagaaaccaaataaaaatatttatatttgattactgcattttccatttatttctATTAGCCGATTAAGCAAGAAGTCAAAAAATGCTCCCATAGTTGCCTAAGTTCATTGTAGTTCATTTGGAATAacttatagtttttgtttacttatcCGTATGCTTCAATATTCATTCAGAGCGACAAAGTGTCGGCGAATTACTTAGATATTTGTAATCGTAACAGTTTCAACAGTCTGAATTCGATATATCTTATATCCaatgaaatgttttatttccCATTCTCGTACCAAAGATATATACCCAAAGTAGTAGCTTGCTAATTTTGATATATAGTAAACAGATCGAACATACGTAgctctataaaatatatacatatacatatatctatttttttgttaccaatgttaatacaaacaaatttgcTCAAAATGAAGGACTGGTTGATatgaattgaattattaattttattttaaaggaaAAATTAACGTATTATCGACCAGTCCTAAACATCcatagaattttaaaatataatctgTATTTTTGACTTGTTTACGTGTGGTTAGTCTCATCAAGAgttttaatatatacatagtttTCAAGCATTATTTATCGGGCCTACAAACTACAAAAGAACTTGCTGTAATATAGTAACAACATTACACACTCCGAATTGGACATTATCATTTCGTTCTACTTGTAGGTTTACAACCAACTTTTTGACATACAACATGTTTAGATAACCATAGTTAATTAAACCTTTTTAATAGATATATACACccatttataaaacaaaacgcaTGATGAAACATGTACAGTAGTCAATTGAGTAAAACCTTTATATATACAACGGCAATTTCATATCATCTGTCACAGTTGAAATCCCAGCCGAGATTCCTGAAGTCCCCCATTTAGGAAGACATTAGCATTAACTACTTACATACCTACatcatacacacatacatcaTATGACAATAAGATCAACTGTGTTTCAGCATTCAAGTGTCAGTATTCGTAAACCAAATTACCTAACAAACTGAGAAAAGTACTTATACTATGCAATCGACAAGAAAACCAATCCTAGGGAACcttttggatttggattcggatcgAGCAGCGTTTTAGAAATTGAAATAGTTGGATTAGATAGCCTTTGAAACATGTTCTCTCGCGGAACTACATACATGTATAGTGGCGAAAACTTTATAGATatttacatgcatatatacagATAGAACATAAACGATGATATTTAGCAAGACCGTGATATATTCAATTagtaaaaccaaaacaaaaaattatatattatatgtatatatcaatTATACGAGTATATTGAGGCGTCTCTCAAAATGTGTCAAATTGCATACTTAGAGTAGAATTTTTGGTATACCCAGAGAAAACCagggaataaaaaaaaacaagtaaacATTTCATCAACTGTTGTTGTGAAGGCTACAAAACAACGCATATCACTTTGATGGTGTCAGATCCAAAAGTTTTCGAGATTTACCCATGAAAACCAAACTGAATTTACGAAAAGAGGTTTGCTGAAGAATTCTCCAGAAAATATGTTGAACCGATCAACGAAATCTTGAAAACAGCGCAAGCAAGTAGTTTTCATTTTGGATATGGTTTTAGATAACCGAGCACGAGTGCATCCAATATTGTTGATTTGAGTGACTGATGAGGACCAAATTTGTAGTAAAATTCAGAAATCAGGTTATTAGATCCTAACATAACGAAAGTGTAACCCAAagttaaatagtttacttaaagtatttttatttcgagACCTGGCATTTTTTGGCTTCTTGCTTATTGTTTGGCGTtccaatattgttttttatcaACCAAAGCgctatgaaaaaaaaaacaccgaCACTAATACAACCaaacacacaccaacacactcTCAACAAGCTAGTCAATTGATGTGCATAGGCACAAACTAAATCtttacaaacaaatgaaaatggtgGTAAGTACGAAGCGAAAAACCAACCATAAATGTTTAAGTGAAAATGCAAACCAAAAATCGAACGTACACAATAAAATCTAAAAGCAATTATTTCCCTTGACTAATCCTgggaaatataaaaacaacaaaacatataaatcACATTGAAAATGCTCTaagaaaacattaatttaagCTTAAACTTAAGTCAAGGTGTTACATAATTTCGAAGCAATGCGTACAAGTATTCAAGAGATACTTTGACGAAcaagctatatatatttatcaattgctaaaattatatttaaatgcataacATATTATTAAGAAACAGTGAATGGCTACTTTTGCTCATTTCAAATGCTTAACAAAATGCTAAGATCAAAGACAACAAAAGTCAGATTCGAAACTAATTTAAGTGTTAAGCAggtaaaattcaaatatactaaaaaacaaaaaatatatacatatatatttaaaaaaggaACATGTTTTCTTATATAGCATGGAAGGATGATTACTTCTACTGGCTCGTAACATATCAATTCTACTGAGCTGTATTTTGAAAAGAtaagaaaagaaaggaaaatcgAAACGAACGAATTCAACACCAAGTTCAATTGATACAAACGTGGTTTTTTATTAACgctaaatacaataaaaaaaaattgtgaagTAAATACTCCAATACTGAGGTGAGTAAATTCGCTAACGAAATTTTAGCAGAAAGCCTTGCTAAGACTTTCCTAAACGAAAACATAACTTAGACTCGTCTTCCAGCAACTAATTGACATGAAAAAGTTCTTACACCAATAGTGACAACGGCAGAAATTTTAGGGATAATAAAATTCGGTTATGTTTAAATCCAAAGCCCCCGATGATTTCCAAACAACTTCATTGGGCAGACCGAGCTCAGCTTTTGGCTATACTTGTTACACGTAATCAATCAGTACAATTTTTGCAACGAGGAATTTTAAACGAAATCGCCCATTTGATTAATAAATGGCTTAGAaccttgatttgatttttggtttttaagaTCCCCAAACTACAGATCGTTTCGACCTATTCATAAGAAAAAATCGCAGACGGGTGGAAAGCTCTTCTTACTAACTGttgtaaatttgtttctcCAGAGATTGGAATTATGGTCAAGAAAGGATAAAAACAAACTATATAAACGATAAGCAAGTGCATTATATTGAACGATTTGGTAAACACAAAGGTTAGCCATAAgttttcatataaatatatatatatacatatataaacgaTATAACTTTTAGGCCATAAGCAAACCAGTATGAAAACCCTTTGAATTGAGTTTGGCTTGGGCTGAGAAACGTATCCATAGTTCAGAAAGTATAACAGCCAACCTTGTATACATTTGTTTTCGAAAtggttattatttgtttagcCTGTAACAAGAAACggatatattatatacaacaCCTGTATCTTGTAACTGTAACACGTAACTGCTGTCGCTCTACTTCTCGCTCTATACTTGTAGCGATGTTTAGACACTAACATATATACTGAAACACCATATATAATTCTTTCGATATATACAAAGGACATGTAAACGGTATTTACTCTTTTAGCCTATAAAAACCCCCAGAATCCAAACCGAGAAAttcgaaaatcaaacaaattgctGACGAAAATGTAATGTGAACAACCCTTTGTGTAATTTTCCTATTGAAATACTTCTTGGCATAAATCCctttttgaattgaattgaaatgaataaatgaaatgtgaaaaaaacattttacacaTAGAACCTTTGTACTTCATTTGAACTATGTGGCATACGAGTAAAATAACATCTGGAAAAGTATATCTGTAATTTGAAAGTAGTTTGCAcgaaataattttttcttGTACAATgcacaaaaaacgaaaaataaaaaaatgtttgtacaACATATTGTATTGTTAATGTTTAGCGTAAGATTAGCTgtaattaaacataaatactCCTACATTCGTATGGTACTAATTAGTTCATAGTTGACTTAGAAACCACCGTCATATTAGACTTTGTAAAATGTACTAGTAAAACGTACTCTCCGTTTCGAACTTGGTACCACGTAATCGTAAAAGTAATGGTAAATAATTGATACTTAGCAATATCGGTATTGATTATACAATTTACTCCATTCTTTGTAGATTCTgaactttaatttgattttattaaatacCTCCGGTGCTCAAAGTAATTTGAATTAGTCATCTAGTTTTTTCGctttctaataaatattattattatattattatttgaaagtCGGTGTTATcgattcaaaatttaatttaatacctaatttagtttagttcTAGTGTACAATATTGATGCTTTTAGTAATGGCAGCTTTTGATCATAAGTTGTACATACACAAGTGGTATCCATTTCTTATATTTGATTAAACTTTTTTGCTTTATCTTAGTCTTTAGGCTTAGACACACAGAAGGCAATGCATGGTTTTTGATAAACGAAAACATCTGAATTGAAACCAATGAGCACAGCAAGCAAGAAGCTAAGAAAACtctttttaagaaaatatatatgcgaCAATACCCTATTTGTGTGAACTAAAAGTTGGTTAAGCGGAAGGTAAATCATATGATTCAACAATTAACAGTCAGATATTGTAGGTAGTTAGTTGGAGCGAGGACAACATATaagcaatatatatacatacatatataacttTGATACCGATGTGTTACTGTTGAGGCGAACTCAAGTAATagatacatataaatatatatacatatatatatatatatatatttgtattttaaagaTGTGCTACCTTAGGCGCAATCTTGACCCGAAAAGCTAACATTAGAAACCTAAGCGCTGAGTTGAAAGATGAACCAATTTAAAGATACACTGATGCACACTGTGTTGTTGTGTTGGTCGttttaagaaaagaaaatagtaGCGTATATGAAGAGTATTTAATctcaaacaaaatttaatgttttacGTTGCCAGTGTTTGTGcaatacaaaattatataaaaaaaaaatcatcgtGTCGGATTTCGAGAAGTTTTCGAATTGCTGTTTCCAAACTTGGTTGCCCTTCGCTTCTTATgcagtataaatatattattgaaagtcaaatattatataaagtattcATAGATAAAGTATAGATTTGATTAGACCGTAGTACATACATGCACACTCATtcacacaaaaacacagacATCAGTTGGTAATGTGTAAACTTGAATTTGCGTAAAAATTTGCTGTTTGACCCACACGAAACTCAAACCAAACTCATCTTAAATGTTGCAGcgtattaatataattaattatatatatatatactatatacatatataccacAATAAATGTTTcacataaaataatttgttctGTAGTTTCAACCAGCTCAATTTCCGTGCATTTTCCACACCCTACACACAACATTATAATTTTGTATCTAAGAATCTTGCGCGTAGTTAGTATGGTAAAATTGAactattttcgatttttttaaacaaatacacAAACTATGAATTCTATATACATTTGGCACTCGTTAACCACTGGAATCTTCTATAGATccttaaacaaacaacaaagaacTCCTCTAATAGTCCGTTAGAGGCACTAAAAAAAGCATAgaacattatatatacaccCATTCCCAACTTTTGAATTCCGTTTATAGGTTTATGGCAATTGTGGTAAGTCTTTGCTAATAGTATTTACTTACCCCCCAATGATGCATGATGGCTTTCTTTGAAAACACACAAGGATCATCATCTAAAAACGGTACCAGATTCTCTGCAAAGGGACATGGGTTTTCAGATTAGCAATCCTGTTCTGGATTTTCACAAAAGCGTTACTTACTTCTTAACAATAGAGTGcgtgttggtggtgctgctttTAACTGCGAATCGGATTGTTATAAATGAGTTACCATATAAAGAGGATATCATATCTGATTGAGCCTCACCTTTGGCACAACTAATAAAGGAGCACGGTGTAGAAGAGCAATGGTCGTAAGACGAAGCGCCATTTTAATCAAATCGGCTAATCCAATACactaaatttttatttttttttttttaattttgtaaggTGCTTGCCGAATTTGTGTTTCTGATACAAACGAGAATAAGACACTGAAGTCTATTGACATAATTTTCGAATGTGTCCAAAAATCCAGTTTTTTGTTCACAAAAGTGGTCGtctaattattaaatttcatacCTCGTTTTGTtcacaaaaattgaaaaaataatccaaatgtagaatgtcatacctcgtcGGACTCGTAATAAAATTCCCCATCGGATGGCATTCACGGATAGAAATGTTAAATTTTTGCcgtttttcgcaaaaaatcatgatgttaccccttaccaaaattgcaaaattcgacaaaaaatttaaaatttcaaatcagCAGGAAAGTGGCAGAATTTGTTAGTTGGTATCATTAGCTGCATAAATAgctaatttttatggcattgtGTCGAGATTCAAGAAAGTTATGATGAAAACCCCTCCGAAAAATACGCATTTCATAAAATTCCGATTTTCTgcacataataataatgttttactttttccCAGGGAATGTGATGCCATTATGGAAGCTTTGCGTTCATTTGACCCAACGACCCACCGACTTTTACGCAACAATTTCTTTACCAAGTCAACAGAGACAACAAATcatacaattaaaatcataGAAACATGTGCacaacaattgaaatttatttaaaaataaattaaattttccttccatcatttcgttttattttataaaattcttaCACAAGGATTACATATAGAGAATGCGCGACATTCGCACGAACCGCCTCTAAGTGTGCATGTGTACGTGTGTTCGCAGGACACCCATGTTTTCCAGTCGCTGCTATAAGTAAGTATGATTGAATCTTTAGTTTGTTTTACACCGGAATTTCGAATGGTTCATCTAGGCTGCAAATTGTGGAATTTTCGTGTCTGGGATTCTTATCTGGGTAGCGAGCAGATCTCGCAGGACGTTAGCTCGCCGCGGTTGATGAAGGTGCAGTGGTTGCACGTCCAGGTGTTGGCGTCCAGGTCCATTGCCTCCGATCCAGAAGCTCCGGCACTGGCCGAAGCTCCACCACTGGGATAGCTTGTGGTTCCACTGTAATGGAATAATCAGCAATTAGGAACATTCACGGTAAGATGAAGTTTTGGGTTAGGAAGATCACTCACCCACTGCCGCCGGAACTGGCCTGGATAAGCGACTCGAGCAGCTTccacacatccacatccttgAACTGGGCGGCCTCGTTGGGGTTCTTGGTGCGCACCGCCTCTAGCAGCGGACCCATGTGCTGTCGCAGCGGCAGCATGTCCATCTTGTACAGGTAGACCAGCAGGTGGAAGTCGGAGATGGCCTCCAGGAACTCCTCCTCGCCCCAGGCGGACAGATAGCAGCTGAGTGCATTGAAATCCTGCAGGTGGCCATCGATGTAGCGGTTCTCGATGGGGAATGGCTGGCGCTTGTCGTACTCGGTGAAGGTGTAAATGGGTTGCAGCGGTGTGGATGCGGGCACGTCCACCAGCAAATACTCCACGGGCAGGGGGCGAGCCAGCCGCTGCACCTCGTTGCCGTACTGATCCTTCTCCTGGAAGAGAAATCAAGAGGGAACGTCGGGTTATAAGTGGTTTTACCAAGATTAGCACAGTCAGACTTGGCCCAGTGACCTACATTAGATGTGGGCCACAAAGCAAGGCAAAAAACGTTTGCTGACGTCTGATTTGCTCTTTGCTCCTTTTACCCCACATTCTGTTCCGTgtttctccctctctctctttctctctctctctatctctctgtATAAAAGCTCGTTGGCGAGCAACCTGTTAGCTCGGCAATGACCTTGCCCACAACCATCAAGGCCGGCGGTACGGTGCTCGTCTTTGGTCTTGGACGCAGAGCAGAGGGTCGCCAGATGAGACGGCATGGCTTTCGCTGAGCCAGCAAAGCCACTGCATCCCTGAAACTATGCTGTTAAAATGGAAACTCGTTCCGGGATTCCCCTGACTTCTGAAAGGTCACAGGTCTATAGTTTATGCTAGTTAGTTATGAGagtttatttcgattttaattggCAACCGCATGTCGAATTCAACAAAATGCATGAGTGATTATCTCTTCGCATTTGCAGTCTATTTTTGGATGATGAAGGAATTCTTTAGTAGCGAGCAATGATgatgaaatcgaaaaaaggCCGCCGGATTTTGAGGTTGAGTCGCGGgacgtgccacgcccccattgCCTTTATAGCTTTAGTTCCGCGACAAACGCAATTAAGCTGACTGACTATGCATGTCGTGGGATGGCGAATAGGGGAGAACGGGGGCGTTTCACGCGTAGAGGCGTCATCATGACAACAATTCATTCCCACTCAGCAGCAGTGCATCCAATTGGAATGACATTGCTCACACATCCTGAACATGCATAAGTTAATTAGCTCCGGTATCCAGAAAGCGCACACCTATCGCAGTTTGCAAGTGGTGGAATATCTGATGGAGCAGAAACTggacaaacaaaatcaatggACGTACATAATAGAGGTTGAGCAGGAAGTTGGACGAGGTCCTTCTG
Protein-coding sequences here:
- the LOC6729631 gene encoding poly(U)-binding-splicing factor half pint isoform X1, yielding MLFENPAVAAKLPFPYNVPPPLQAAAAAAAAVPNLRFQTPIKAFACLTAATRSVSEMNATSLYAGNPMENAAAAAAAAAAGLIDPHHNRDLHQALVASIANNSVAAIGGGLTTAAVLKSAAQQSQQAVQQNQNAVVVPPGLEQPKQEPAQQAALALLKENVNASAGAGQNNGQAAMGGSNKSGSSGRSTPSLSGGSGSDPAPGKLFVGGLSWQTSSDKLKEYFNMFGTVTDVLIMKDPVTQRSRGFGFITFQEPCTVEKVLKVPIHTLDGKKIDPKHATPKNRPRQANKTKKIFVGGVSQDTSAEEVKAYFSQFGPVEETVMLMDQQTKRHRGFGFVTFENEDVVDRVCEIHFHTIKNKKVECKKAQPKEAVTPAAQLLQKRIMLGTLGVQLPTAPGQLIGARGAGVATMNPLAMLQNPTQLLQSPAAAAAAQQAALISQNPFQVQNAAAAASIANQAGFGKLLTTYPQTALHSVRYAPYSIPASAATANAALMQAHQAQSVAAAAHHHQQQQQQQHHHQQQTHNAHVAAAQQQQQSHHNAVSNPASQAHSAAAAAALAANAANGAGAAGAHSLAAAAQQAGLMAGNPLNAAAAAAAAAANPAAAYSNYALANVDMSSFQGVDWSTMYGMGMYV
- the LOC6729631 gene encoding poly(U)-binding-splicing factor PUF60-B isoform X2, producing MLFENPAVAAKLPFPYNVPPPLQAAAAAAAAVPNLRFQTPIKAFACLTAATSNPMENAAAAAAAAAAGLIDPHHNRDLHQALVASIANNSVAAIGGGLTTAAVLKSAAQQSQQAVQQNQNAVVVPPGLEQPKQEPAQQAALALLKENVNASAGAGQNNGQAAMGGSNKSGSSGRSTPSLSGGSGSDPAPGKLFVGGLSWQTSSDKLKEYFNMFGTVTDVLIMKDPVTQRSRGFGFITFQEPCTVEKVLKVPIHTLDGKKIDPKHATPKNRPRQANKTKKIFVGGVSQDTSAEEVKAYFSQFGPVEETVMLMDQQTKRHRGFGFVTFENEDVVDRVCEIHFHTIKNKKVECKKAQPKEAVTPAAQLLQKRIMLGTLGVQLPTAPGQLIGARGAGVATMNPLAMLQNPTQLLQSPAAAAAAQQAALISQNPFQVQNAAAAASIANQAGFGKLLTTYPQTALHSVRYAPYSIPASAATANAALMQAHQAQSVAAAAHHHQQQQQQQHHHQQQTHNAHVAAAQQQQQSHHNAVSNPASQAHSAAAAAALAANAANGAGAAGAHSLAAAAQQAGLMAGNPLNAAAAAAAAAANPAAAYSNYALANVDMSSFQGVDWSTMYGMGMYV
- the LOC6729631 gene encoding poly(U)-binding-splicing factor PUF60-B isoform X3, whose translation is MLFENPAVAAKLPFPYNVPPPLQAAAAAAAAVPNLRSVSEMNATSLYAGNPMENAAAAAAAAAAGLIDPHHNRDLHQALVASIANNSVAAIGGGLTTAAVLKSAAQQSQQAVQQNQNAVVVPPGLEQPKQEPAQQAALALLKENVNASAGAGQNNGQAAMGGSNKSGSSGRSTPSLSGGSGSDPAPGKLFVGGLSWQTSSDKLKEYFNMFGTVTDVLIMKDPVTQRSRGFGFITFQEPCTVEKVLKVPIHTLDGKKIDPKHATPKNRPRQANKTKKIFVGGVSQDTSAEEVKAYFSQFGPVEETVMLMDQQTKRHRGFGFVTFENEDVVDRVCEIHFHTIKNKKVECKKAQPKEAVTPAAQLLQKRIMLGTLGVQLPTAPGQLIGARGAGVATMNPLAMLQNPTQLLQSPAAAAAAQQAALISQNPFQVQNAAAAASIANQAGFGKLLTTYPQTALHSVRYAPYSIPASAATANAALMQAHQAQSVAAAAHHHQQQQQQQHHHQQQTHNAHVAAAQQQQQSHHNAVSNPASQAHSAAAAAALAANAANGAGAAGAHSLAAAAQQAGLMAGNPLNAAAAAAAAAANPAAAYSNYALANVDMSSFQGVDWSTMYGMGMYV
- the LOC6729631 gene encoding poly(U)-binding-splicing factor PUF60-B isoform X4 — protein: MLFENPAVAAKLPFPYNVPPPLQAAAAAAAAVPNLSNPMENAAAAAAAAAAGLIDPHHNRDLHQALVASIANNSVAAIGGGLTTAAVLKSAAQQSQQAVQQNQNAVVVPPGLEQPKQEPAQQAALALLKENVNASAGAGQNNGQAAMGGSNKSGSSGRSTPSLSGGSGSDPAPGKLFVGGLSWQTSSDKLKEYFNMFGTVTDVLIMKDPVTQRSRGFGFITFQEPCTVEKVLKVPIHTLDGKKIDPKHATPKNRPRQANKTKKIFVGGVSQDTSAEEVKAYFSQFGPVEETVMLMDQQTKRHRGFGFVTFENEDVVDRVCEIHFHTIKNKKVECKKAQPKEAVTPAAQLLQKRIMLGTLGVQLPTAPGQLIGARGAGVATMNPLAMLQNPTQLLQSPAAAAAAQQAALISQNPFQVQNAAAAASIANQAGFGKLLTTYPQTALHSVRYAPYSIPASAATANAALMQAHQAQSVAAAAHHHQQQQQQQHHHQQQTHNAHVAAAQQQQQSHHNAVSNPASQAHSAAAAAALAANAANGAGAAGAHSLAAAAQQAGLMAGNPLNAAAAAAAAAANPAAAYSNYALANVDMSSFQGVDWSTMYGMGMYV